Within Chlamydia pneumoniae TW-183, the genomic segment GCGACCGATATTTAGAGATCGAAAGTAGCCTCTTCGAAGTCTTCTCGTTGCATGAACTTATCCACAGTTGCAGCGAGCTTCTTAGGAACGCCTCCTAAAAGCTTTTCTGCATACACAAGACGTGCTCTCGCTCGAGGTTTCCCTAAAATCTCTATAGAGTCAAAGAGAGGGAGCCCCTGCTTTTTCCCAGTAATTGCCACATAAAGCAGTGGGATGATGGCTTTTTTATGGTGGACATTGAATGCTTGAGCTAACCATTTAGATCCGAGGTAACACGTCTCTTTCGTCCATTGATCGGTTTTCTCAAGATATTTGACATAGCTATAGAGAAGGATAGCTGCTTTCTCTGGAGAAAGGGCCTGTGGTAGGAGTTCCTCAACACGGTACTCTAACAATCCTGAGAAAAAGAATGAGGTGAGGTTGATAAACTCCGCAAGAGTTGTAATCCGAGATTGACAGAGGGGAAGGATTTTTAAGAAAAATTCGTCATTAAGTAGCCAACCCTGGAGTTCTTTTAACAAGCACTCTGGCGAACCCTCGTGGTTGAGGTAATGCTTATTCATCCAGTCGAGCTTTTGAATATCAAAAACTGCTCCTGACTTTCCAATACGTCGAGGATTAAAAGTTTCTATAATACGCTCTAGAGAATAGACTTCTTCATCCCCTTCCATACTGTAACCCATGAGAGTCAGGAAGTTCACAAAGGCTTCTTTGACATAACCTGAGTCGCGGTAATAAAAAATCGAGGTAGGGTTCTTTCTTTTTGAAAGTTTTGTTCCATCGGGGTTTAGAAGCAGGGGCATATGGAGAAAGACGGGAGGCTCCCAGCCAAAAGCTTCGTAGAGTAGGAGATGCTTAGGAGTTGAACTTAGCCACTCTTCCCCTCTGAGGACGTGAGTGATGCCCATGAGGTGGTCGTCAATTACATTAGCAAAGTGGTACGTGGGGAATCCGTCAGATTTTACTAGGACCTGA encodes:
- the gltX gene encoding glutamate--tRNA ligase, with the protein product MNWENVRVRVAPSPTGDPHVGTAYMALFNEIFAKRFKGKMILRIEDTDRTRSRQDYEENIFSALRWCGIQWDEGPDVGGPYGPYRQSERTKIYQGYVETLLKTDCAYKCFATPQELAEMRAVASTLGYRGGYDRRYRYLSPEEVASREAAGQPYTIRLKVPLSGECVFEDYSKGRVVFPWADVDDQVLVKSDGFPTYHFANVIDDHLMGITHVLRGEEWLSSTPKHLLLYEAFGWEPPVFLHMPLLLNPDGTKLSKRKNPTSIFYYRDSGYVKEAFVNFLTLMGYSMEGDEEVYSLERIIETFNPRRIGKSGAVFDIQKLDWMNKHYLNHEGSPECLLKELQGWLLNDEFFLKILPLCQSRITTLAEFINLTSFFFSGLLEYRVEELLPQALSPEKAAILLYSYVKYLEKTDQWTKETCYLGSKWLAQAFNVHHKKAIIPLLYVAITGKKQGLPLFDSIEILGKPRARARLVYAEKLLGGVPKKLAATVDKFMQREDFEEATFDL